The Methanobrevibacter sp. DNA window TTAACAATAGCTTCAACACTTACAGGTTTACCGAAAGCGTTTCTCATACCACTTTGTACCCTATCCGCACCTGCACCGGTTGCCATTGGGTTTTCTCTTACGATTTGGTGAGGGTAAACTCTTAATTTTAAGTGGTAACCCATTCTACCAGCAGCTCTTTGCATTAATCTGTTAGAAGCAATCCTTGCAGCTTCTAAAGAGTTGTGTCTAATGTGAGCTGGTTTTTTAACAACTAAACTTACAGATACTGGGAATTCATCTCTTAAATTACCCATATCATATTGTACAATTCTTGAATTTGGGGTTTTTCTAATATAATCTCTTCTTGTATAAGCACGAACCATTATAATTCCTCCGAAATAAATATGACATGATAAACATGTTTAATTAAAAATAGCTACAATATAATCAAATTCGATAATAGCTATAATAAAAATTACTATATCACAATAGATAGAATACTTAAATATATTAATTAAGTTATTAATAAATGTTACCATAATCTAGAAAAAATCTTAAAAAAAATTAAAAATAACAAATGTGAAAAGATGAAAATTAAAGGAAAAATATGCTTAGATTACAAGGACGAAGAATCAGCAAAAGTAGTGTTTGATTCATTAGAAATTGATAATGAAAATTATTTGGAATCTGAATTAAAAGAAAACAGAATAGTTTATGAAATTAACAGCACCACATTAGGCAGTTTCTTAGCAACAGCAGATGATTTAATTGCATCCGAAATTGTTGTTGAAAAAATATTGGATGCATCCCACTGAGTATCATCATTAGTGAAATAGATCTTTTTTACAAGAACCTTTAAAATTCATCATAAAAAGTTTTATATAATTATAAAAAAGATATATTAATTTATTATATTAATTCATTTAGAGCGTGTAATTTATGGAATGTTATTATCATCCTGACAAAGAAGGCACAAATACTTGTGCAATATGTGGAAAATCTGTTTGTGGAGACTGTAGTTTAGAGATTGCTGGTAAAGTTTACTGTAAAGAATGTTTAGAAAAAATTGTAGGCATGAGCATTCAAAATGCAGTTCCTGAAGAAAGCAAACCTGTTGAACAAGAACCTCTAGTAACAGAAGCACCTGCAGTAAGTGCAGATAATTCAATATATCAACCACAAGAAGAAACTGCTGATTTTGAGATACCATACACACCTCAAGAAGAAGTTCCTTCAAATGAATTCGAAGGAATAAGTAATGATTCCCCATATAACATTAAGGAGAATATCGAATACACCGGAGGACTCGAATCATCCTACACAACAGATTCAGAGATTAATCAACAACCTCAAGTTGCTCAAAATGAATTAGATATTCCTAAACAGACATTAACTCATAGGGAGAATACTGACTTCATCTATCCAGATCACACCTATGAACCACCAACTACAAGTGCTAGACAAGAATTAGAAGACAAATATGAAAAATATCTTGATGACTTGTACTTTGATGAAAATGAAATTCCATTAGGTGAACAATTAGCAAAAGATGAAGCACAATACGGATCTTTAACTAGAAAAGAGTATGTTCCTAAACCTAAGGAAGAACCAGAACCTCAAGAAGAAGTTATTGAACCGGAAATCCCAACCCCAGTAATGAGTAAACCAAAAATTGAAACTCCTGAAGAAATGGAAGCTAGAATCAGAGCTGAAATTTTAAAAGAACAAGGATTAATGACTGGAGACGTAAGTCTTAAAGATGAAGTTGAATCTAAAAAAGATAAAAAACGCTTCAGCTTAAGAAATAAAGATAAAAAAGAGAATAAAGATGAATTAATAACTGATATTGAAGACAAAAACATCCACAACATTAATTACAAAGATGAAAAAGAACCGATGGGTGTTGCTGACATATTATTAACAATAGTTTTAGTTATTGTGATTTTAGTTGTATTATACTACCTTGTTTACTTATTCTTGTTAAGTTCAACTTATCCAACATTCATGGATGCAGTATTTGCACTTCAAAATCCACAAAATGTTATTAACAGTCTTTTAACCCAATTATAATAATGAAATATTTTCATTATTTACTTTTTTTATAAATTTTTCCAATATTTCTTTATTTTTATAGCCTAAAATACGAATATTTGACGGATATTTATCAATATATTCTGAGATAATTTTTTTAGGAATAGGATTTTCCAAGATACTCAACACTCTTTGATGAAAATGAGATGAAAATCCATGCAAGATAGATTTTTCAAGATCTTTCAAGTTATCATATGGTCTATTCTCAACAATATTTTTAGCTAGTTTATCATTGAACATGTTCAATGCAGACAATTCATCTAAAGAGAAAGTATTTGCAGTGTTGAGAATTGATTCAACATCCCGAATTCCATAAATTATAGAATCATTTTTGATTTCCCTTTTTAAAACTTCAATTGTCTTTGAAGGCATCATATCTAAAACATTGCCAAAATTATCTTTCTGAATGCTTTCACGAATCAAAGTTCCACTTACTCCCTCAATTCTCTCAACAAAAATAAACTTGTTTGTATAATCAAACCCTATTTTACTTAGTGAATTTGAGAATGAAGTGATAACATAATTATCTTCCTCAAGCTTATCTTTTAAAACTGTTTCATGAGTAGTTTTATCTACAATTTTATAAGGTTTTGGAGCGATATGGTGGCCCAAATTTATTCTTTTTAAAATTTCATCAAAACCTTCTTTTGGTTTATATCCTCTTGGAATATAATCAGTATTTAAAGCCTTAAACATCTTGCAGAGACATAATGAATATTGTCCAGAACCCATTATTCCCATAGGTGGACCTTCAACAACAATATCCGCACCAACAGAGATGGCAATTTCTGCTCTAATTTCCCTTGGCAATATATATGGAATACCTCTACCACTTCTCTCAAATAACCCTGGTACAATAGCAACAAATAATGCGTTAGGAAACATATGTTTTGCAGTTTTCATGCAATGAAAATGGCCATTATGTAAAGGATTATACTCTGTGAAATCAGCAATCAAAGTTGCATCTGAAGAAGTGCCTGAAATCTCACAGTCCATATCAACATCATTGAAAAATAATTCCTTATCCCTTTTGAGAATATCTAAAACTTGAGACATGGAAATAAATATAATTTTTAAATTAAAAAAAACTTATGATTTAAAAATATGAAACTACAAATATGAAATTAAAAACCATAGGAGATTAACAATGGATTTAGTAATTAAAAATTGTAAGATGGTTGATAAAATTGGAGAATATTCAATTAAAGTAGAAAATGGCAAAATAACCGAAATATCAAAAACACCACTGAAAGCAGATGAAACAATTGATATCAATGGCAATTACATCATGCCTGGTTTTATTGACCCACACATACATTTCAGAGATCCAGGATTAACTCAAAAAGAAGATTTTAAAACCGGAAGTTTAAGTGCTGCAAATGGAGGATTTACAACCGTAATAGATATGCCAAATACACTCCCAAAAACAAACACATATGATGCACTTAAGGAAAAGATTGAAATCGCAGAAAAGAAATCTGTTGTTAACTTTGAACTTCAGGCAGGAACCAATGACCTTGAAGAAATGAAAAAAATGATTGAATTAGATCCTATTTCATTCAAGATATTCATGGATTTAGAAAGTGATGAAAGCTTAGAAAAAATATTTAAAGATTTATCAACATTAAAAGAAACCACAAAATATAATGGTCTTGTTGCTGTACACTGCGAGAAAAAATCCATTGTTGAAAGTGAAACTGCAAAATTAAAGGAAAAAAAAGAGAATACTCCTATTGACTACACTTATGCAAGACCAACAGAAAGTGAAGACGAATCTGTAAGGCAAGCTATTGAACTTGCAAGAGAGAATAATTTAAGATTACATATCTGTCACTTAAGTTCATCCAAAGCACTAGAAATGGCAAAAGATGCAAGTAAAAATATGTCTGTTTCATGGGAATTTACACCTCATCATTTATTGATGGATAATTCTGCATACAATACATATGGAACATTAATAAAAACAAATCCTCCATTAAGACCAAAAAACAAGAGCGTGAGAGTTAGTGACTTGGATGAAACATCAATAATCGGAACTGACCATGCACCACATACACTTGAGGACAAAACAAAAGGAGTGTGGAAATCCTCACCAGGAATACCAAATCTCGAAACTGTTGTTCCACTACTATTAACCGAAGTAAATAAAGGAAACATAAATTTGAGTATAATTCCAGACATATTATCTAAAAATGCTGCCAAAGTTTATGGTCTTGAAAACAAAGGAGAAATTGCAGTTGGAAAAGATGCTGATTTTACTGTAATTGATCTAAAACAAGAAGGTAAATTTGATATAGATACCTTTGAAACAAAAGCAGAATACTCTCCATTTGACGGTTGGACATACATTGGACAACCAGTAATGACAATAATAAACGGGAAACAAGTAATGAATAAATTATAAAATAATTTGTTTATTATTTTTTTATTAACTATTTTTTAAAAAAAAAGAAAAAATAAGGTGTGCGTGTTATCACACCTATTTGTAGCATAATGCATCTTCAGGACATGCTTCCATACATTGACCACATAAGGTACAGAATCCTGCAATTGGTAATTTAGGATTTTCTGTTTTGTGAATCATATCGTAAGGACATGCTTCGATACAGTCACCACATTGATCACATTTAGATGGGTTGAATGCAATTCTGTCTCTAGCAACAGCTTCGCCGTTGATAGTTACTTCGTATTGTTCAACTTTCAATGCGTCGTTGGAACACATTGCAGCACAAGCTCCACATCTAATACAACTGGTGAAAGATGGTTCATCATCAGTTTCTACTAAAGCAGGACATAACATACCAGTTTTGGTAACTACACGAATAGCTTCAGTAGGACATTTGTTAGCACATGCACCAATGAAGTCACATTTTTCTAGATCTCTTCCGATACCTTCTGCATCCACAGGAGTACCTTCACCCCATTCAACATCAATTTCCAATGCGTCAACAGGACAAAGATTTACACATAAACCACATGCAGCACATACGCTAGGAATAGCAACAGTTAAACTGGAACTGTTAGCAGCAATGAAGTCCCCAGGACATGCTTCTACACAAGTGTTACATCCAATACATTTAGCTGAATCGAAAGTAAATGATTTAATTTCTTTAGTACGTTTAATAGGTTTTTTCTCGGAAATGAAAATTGCATTCCAAGGACAAGTTTGGGAACATAATCCACATCTGATACAATTATCATTTACAGTAACTGGACTACCTACTTCATCAAGAGTAATTGCATTTACAGGACAAGGTTCTACACAAGTTCCACATCCAACACAATCTTTGATGTATACAGGACCTTTACCTTTGAGATCTAAGTCACATTCAGCAGGTTCTTTAACACCAGGAATACCAATTACGTCAACTGGGCAAATGTCAACACATTTTTGACACATTACACAGAAACCTTCAACTTCTTTTAATTTTGTACCAGTGACTTTAACAGTTTCTTGTGGGCAGACTTCTTCACATTTACCACATTGGTCACATAAAACAGAGTTGAATACTAATCTTGCTTGGGAAACTCCTTCAGCAATTTCGTAGTCTTCTACTTTTAATGCACCATTAGGACAAACGTCAGCACATTTTGGCTCTCCACCACAAGTGTCACAGTGTACAATAGCGGTTGGTGTTACTTCAATAGCTGAAGTAGGACATGTACCTTCACATGCCCCACATTTAATACAGCCATCTTCATTAAATACAATCATTAATAAACCCCCTTAAATTTAGAATTTTTTAATGAGGTTTCCTTCACTGTCTACAATATTTACTTCAGCTAATCTCATTTGACTATCCATTGAGTGAGTAGCACAAGATAAACATGGGTCGTAAGCTCTGATAACCATTTCCATTAAGTTGAAAATTTTGTCATCTACTTCAACACCAGGTTTGATGTAATCTTTAGCAACTTGGTGAATACCCATTTCCATAGCTGGGTTGTTTTGGATTGTAGCAACAACAATGTTAGCTTTAGTACATAATCCATTGTCATCAGATTCGTAATGGTGGATTAAAGTACCACGAGGAGCTTCTACAATACCTACACCTTTACCTTCAGTTCTTTCTAATTCATCTGGGAATTTTTGACCAGATAAATCTCCTTCTAATGCGTTAGCAGCACATTCAGCAGATGCTAATAATTCAATGAGTCTAGCATAGTTGAATAATAATGGTGCTTGAGCATATCCGAAAGCATCACGGAAGTCTTTGAGAGCTTCTCTTGCGAGAGGTGCTTCAGCAGGCATGTCGTCACAAACATTGATCCTGGATAATGGTGCAACTCTGTAAATACCTTCTGGGTATCCTAATTCTTTAATGTATGGGAATTTTAACCAGGAGTAAGGTTTTACATGTTCAGCAACAATATCAGTATATTCAGCATTTCTGTATTCTAAAAGGTCGCTTCCATCTTTATCTTTGATTCTAACGTTACCGTTATATACATCCCAAGTTCCATCAGGTTTTACGAGACCACAGTGTCTGGTGTCACCGAAGTTACCTAAAGATGAGATTAAGTCGATGTTTTCTTCAAATACAGGAATAGCTAAGTCTAAAGTAGCTTGTGCTAATTCTACGTTTTGTTTAGCTCTTGCGAGTAAATCTTTTTGAGTTTCATCATCTAATTCTGTAGAAATACCACCAGGAGTGGAAGAAGTAGGGTGAATTGGACGACCACCGATTTTTCTAACAATTTCTAAACCGTTTCTTCTGATGTTAATAGCTTGAAGAGCTAATTCAGGCATGTCTTTAATAACTTGGAAAACATTTCTAGTTTTTCTAGTTCCGTTAGGAATGATTAAATCTGGTGCAGCTAAGAAGTAGAAATGAAGAGCGTGGGAGTGCATGTATGAACCCCAGTTCATGATTTCTCTCATTCTGTATGCATCAGGTAAAATTTCATTGTCATCAAATCCGAAAATTTGGTCAACAGCTTTAGCTGCTGCTAAGTGGTGTTGTACATCACAAATACCACAGATTCTAGGTACGATTCTTGGTAATTCTTCTACAGGACGACCTTGTAAGAATTTTTCGAATCCTCTGAATTCCATAACGTGTAATCTTGTTTCTTCGACGTTTCCAGCATCGTCAAGGTGTACAGTAATTTTTGCGTGTCCTTCGATACGGGTAACAGGTTCCATAGTAAGTTTAACCATCTTATTCTCCTCCTTTCTGCATTTTCATTGGAACTAAAGCTGCAGGTAATGTGTAAGTGTAGAAAGTACCTACAATATCATCTAATTGGTCAGCAACAATTTCAGGATCTACAGTTTTATCTTCTTGTACACCGTAGTCAGATGCAATAGCACTGATCATTTTTGCTCCTTGATCTAATACTTTTGCAGTAGGACCGTAACATCCTCTACATTGGATACCAATGGAAGGACATTCTGCACCACATAAAGATACGGTTGCAGGACCCAAACATACTAATCCTTGACTAATTAAACATAAATCAGCTTCAGGTGCACCTAATTCGAATTGTCTTTTAATAAAGTCCATAGCTAAACCAGCAGGTGGTTTTTCTCTAGGACATACTTCACAAAGGTTAGTGGAAGGTAATTCGATAGTTTCGCCTTTTAATAATGTTAAAATAGCTTCAGCTACAACATCAGAACGAGGTGGGCAACCTGGAATCATTAAGTCAATATCCATAGTTTCAGTGATAGGTCTTACTCTACTTTCGAGGTGAGGTACCTCTTCATGTGGAATAATTCCTTCAGGGTTTACAGTAGATACAGAGTTAATGTATGCTTCTTCTTCTAATTCTTCAACAGTCCATAAGTTTCCAAGACCTGGAACACCACCGTAGCAAGAACAGGTTCCGTAAGCAATAACCATATTTGCTTTTTCATTTAACATTTCTGATAATTCTCTGTTTTCATCGTTTCTGATTCCACCTTCAACGATGAGAATGTCTAACTCAGGTACTTCATCATATTTAGTATCCATAAGTACAGGAGAGAATTCGAAATCAGCGAATTCCATAACATCAATTAAAGATTCGTGGAAATCTGCAATGGATAAGTGGCATCCGGAACATCCGCCAAACCACATAGTTCCTATTTTTACTTTATCTGCCATATTAATTCCTCCAATTTATTCCTCAACATTTAATTGTTCTTTTAATGGAGCTGGACCTAATCCTTTGATTCTGCTAACCATCATTTTAACAGCTTCAGAGAATTTTTCACCTTCGGATGCGGAAATCCAGTCGTGGTGAAGTCTTTCTTTTCCAATTCCCATATCTTCGACTAATTTATAAACTAATCTCATTCTACGATCTAATTTATAGTTACCAGCATCATAGTGGCAGTCACCCATGTGACATCCAGCTACAAATACCCCATCAGCACCTTCTTTAAATGCTTTTAAAATAAATTGTGGGTCAATTCTTCCAGAACACATTACACGAATAACTCTGATATTCGGTGGGTATTGCATACGTGCAGTACCAGCTGTGTCTGCTCCTCCATAGGAACACCAGTTGCAACAAAACATTACAATTTTTACATCATCAGCCATAGAGTTTCTCCTCCTCTATAAATATTTCTCCAATTCAGAAAAACATTTTTGCTCTTCTGAACCAATTTTAAACTTTTTTAAAAAATTTTAAAATTTTCTTTTTAAAGAATACCGTTTAGGTATGCCTTAAAAACACAATTTCTGTACGTAATGAGCTAGCTCAGCATTACATTATGTACTAATTAATATATTTTATTTATAATTAATATAAAGGTTACTTAGACAAAAAAGTCAAAAGATTTATATACTAAAAAAAGAGTCTTAATAAAAATAAAATGAATATTAATAACTAAGAAAAAAAGAAAAAATAGATGGAATTACATTCCATCAAGACTCATATCAATCATTTTTTGAGTCTGTTGAGCCAATTCATCAGGAAGGCCTGTAATATCCATGTTTAAGAATCCTCTAACAATCATAGATTCAGCTTCTTCTTCAAGAATTCCACGAGAAGTCAAGTAGTTAATTTCATCTTCAGAAATTTTACCAACAGCTGCTTCGTGAGACATCTCCAAATTAGTTGAACTAGCTTGAAGTTCAGGAACTGCATAAATGAAACTATCATCAGACAATACTAATCCATGACATTCCAAATGCCCCTTAACATCAGGAACAGTACCAGCCAAATGACCTCTAGCAAAAATTTGAGATTCATCTTGAGCAACTGCTCTTGAGATAACTTCAGCTTTAGCTCCTTCTGCATTCAATAATGCTCTTGATCCAACATCAATAATAGAATCTTTTTTACCACCTTGAATACTTTGGAAGATAGCACGTGAATTTTTACCATCACAGTATGCAGTAGGGAAAGATTGGATACTGCTTACAGGACTTGTCAAAATGTAATTGTTGATATAAGTTGTATTATCCGCTAATTTAATACCTGTTCTTGGACGTACAGCAACTTGTTCTGCCCAATTATGAACCATTGTGAAAGTTATTTTTGAACCAGGTTTTAAATACATTTCAGAAACACCAACATGCATTGCAGATGAAATGTCATCACCAGTTGCACAACCTGTAATTAAGTGCAATTCTGAATTTTCTTCTGCAATAATGATGTTGTGAGCAGTTTGCATAATATCTTCATCACTGATAAACATACAAGCTTGTACAGGCATTACTTCTTTAGTACCTGGAAGAGATCTTACAAAGTAACCGCTTGTTACTCCTTCCTCTTTTTCTCTTAATGCAGTTTTTGCAGTGTATTTATCAGCATCCGGTTTAACTACATTCCACATGTAGTCTTCCAACCAATGATATTTATCCAATGCAACAGCCATATTCATTACTTCAATTGAATCAGAAATGGAATTGTTAGTAAAAATATTACTTTGATCAACTTGTAAAAAGGATCCTGACCTGTTTTCTTCAGTTGTATCAACACCAACTTTTAATAAGTCTTTTTTTGTCTGTTTTTTCAAATCATCCAAATCATCAATCATATCAATTGCATTGATTGTTTCATCAGAGAAATTTTCAATTGTTACATCAACTCCAA harbors:
- the rplJ gene encoding 50S ribosomal protein L16 produces the protein MVRAYTRRDYIRKTPNSRIVQYDMGNLRDEFPVSVSLVVKKPAHIRHNSLEAARIASNRLMQRAAGRMGYHLKLRVYPHQIVRENPMATGAGADRVQSGMRNAFGKPVSVEAIVKKGQRIVTIDCNERNFEQAKVALKRAGMKLPVPCRIVVDKGADLVK
- a CDS encoding ATPase yields the protein MECYYHPDKEGTNTCAICGKSVCGDCSLEIAGKVYCKECLEKIVGMSIQNAVPEESKPVEQEPLVTEAPAVSADNSIYQPQEETADFEIPYTPQEEVPSNEFEGISNDSPYNIKENIEYTGGLESSYTTDSEINQQPQVAQNELDIPKQTLTHRENTDFIYPDHTYEPPTTSARQELEDKYEKYLDDLYFDENEIPLGEQLAKDEAQYGSLTRKEYVPKPKEEPEPQEEVIEPEIPTPVMSKPKIETPEEMEARIRAEILKEQGLMTGDVSLKDEVESKKDKKRFSLRNKDKKENKDELITDIEDKNIHNINYKDEKEPMGVADILLTIVLVIVILVVLYYLVYLFLLSSTYPTFMDAVFALQNPQNVINSLLTQL
- a CDS encoding nucleotidyltransferase family protein, producing the protein MSQVLDILKRDKELFFNDVDMDCEISGTSSDATLIADFTEYNPLHNGHFHCMKTAKHMFPNALFVAIVPGLFERSGRGIPYILPREIRAEIAISVGADIVVEGPPMGIMGSGQYSLCLCKMFKALNTDYIPRGYKPKEGFDEILKRINLGHHIAPKPYKIVDKTTHETVLKDKLEEDNYVITSFSNSLSKIGFDYTNKFIFVERIEGVSGTLIRESIQKDNFGNVLDMMPSKTIEVLKREIKNDSIIYGIRDVESILNTANTFSLDELSALNMFNDKLAKNIVENRPYDNLKDLEKSILHGFSSHFHQRVLSILENPIPKKIISEYIDKYPSNIRILGYKNKEILEKFIKKVNNENISLL
- a CDS encoding dihydroorotase family protein, with the protein product MDLVIKNCKMVDKIGEYSIKVENGKITEISKTPLKADETIDINGNYIMPGFIDPHIHFRDPGLTQKEDFKTGSLSAANGGFTTVIDMPNTLPKTNTYDALKEKIEIAEKKSVVNFELQAGTNDLEEMKKMIELDPISFKIFMDLESDESLEKIFKDLSTLKETTKYNGLVAVHCEKKSIVESETAKLKEKKENTPIDYTYARPTESEDESVRQAIELARENNLRLHICHLSSSKALEMAKDASKNMSVSWEFTPHHLLMDNSAYNTYGTLIKTNPPLRPKNKSVRVSDLDETSIIGTDHAPHTLEDKTKGVWKSSPGIPNLETVVPLLLTEVNKGNINLSIIPDILSKNAAKVYGLENKGEIAVGKDADFTVIDLKQEGKFDIDTFETKAEYSPFDGWTYIGQPVMTIINGKQVMNKL
- a CDS encoding 4Fe-4S binding protein — encoded protein: MIVFNEDGCIKCGACEGTCPTSAIEVTPTAIVHCDTCGGEPKCADVCPNGALKVEDYEIAEGVSQARLVFNSVLCDQCGKCEEVCPQETVKVTGTKLKEVEGFCVMCQKCVDICPVDVIGIPGVKEPAECDLDLKGKGPVYIKDCVGCGTCVEPCPVNAITLDEVGSPVTVNDNCIRCGLCSQTCPWNAIFISEKKPIKRTKEIKSFTFDSAKCIGCNTCVEACPGDFIAANSSSLTVAIPSVCAACGLCVNLCPVDALEIDVEWGEGTPVDAEGIGRDLEKCDFIGACANKCPTEAIRVVTKTGMLCPALVETDDEPSFTSCIRCGACAAMCSNDALKVEQYEVTINGEAVARDRIAFNPSKCDQCGDCIEACPYDMIHKTENPKLPIAGFCTLCGQCMEACPEDALCYK
- a CDS encoding Ni/Fe hydrogenase subunit alpha, producing the protein MVKLTMEPVTRIEGHAKITVHLDDAGNVEETRLHVMEFRGFEKFLQGRPVEELPRIVPRICGICDVQHHLAAAKAVDQIFGFDDNEILPDAYRMREIMNWGSYMHSHALHFYFLAAPDLIIPNGTRKTRNVFQVIKDMPELALQAINIRRNGLEIVRKIGGRPIHPTSSTPGGISTELDDETQKDLLARAKQNVELAQATLDLAIPVFEENIDLISSLGNFGDTRHCGLVKPDGTWDVYNGNVRIKDKDGSDLLEYRNAEYTDIVAEHVKPYSWLKFPYIKELGYPEGIYRVAPLSRINVCDDMPAEAPLAREALKDFRDAFGYAQAPLLFNYARLIELLASAECAANALEGDLSGQKFPDELERTEGKGVGIVEAPRGTLIHHYESDDNGLCTKANIVVATIQNNPAMEMGIHQVAKDYIKPGVEVDDKIFNLMEMVIRAYDPCLSCATHSMDSQMRLAEVNIVDSEGNLIKKF
- a CDS encoding F420-nonreducing hydrogenase; amino-acid sequence: MADKVKIGTMWFGGCSGCHLSIADFHESLIDVMEFADFEFSPVLMDTKYDEVPELDILIVEGGIRNDENRELSEMLNEKANMVIAYGTCSCYGGVPGLGNLWTVEELEEEAYINSVSTVNPEGIIPHEEVPHLESRVRPITETMDIDLMIPGCPPRSDVVAEAILTLLKGETIELPSTNLCEVCPREKPPAGLAMDFIKRQFELGAPEADLCLISQGLVCLGPATVSLCGAECPSIGIQCRGCYGPTAKVLDQGAKMISAIASDYGVQEDKTVDPEIVADQLDDIVGTFYTYTLPAALVPMKMQKGGE
- a CDS encoding hydrogenase iron-sulfur subunit, translated to MADDVKIVMFCCNWCSYGGADTAGTARMQYPPNIRVIRVMCSGRIDPQFILKAFKEGADGVFVAGCHMGDCHYDAGNYKLDRRMRLVYKLVEDMGIGKERLHHDWISASEGEKFSEAVKMMVSRIKGLGPAPLKEQLNVEE
- a CDS encoding SufD family Fe-S cluster assembly protein is translated as MDVLSVRNVYEDAERAKDKKAALGVDVTIENFSDETINAIDMIDDLDDLKKQTKKDLLKVGVDTTEENRSGSFLQVDQSNIFTNNSISDSIEVMNMAVALDKYHWLEDYMWNVVKPDADKYTAKTALREKEEGVTSGYFVRSLPGTKEVMPVQACMFISDEDIMQTAHNIIIAEENSELHLITGCATGDDISSAMHVGVSEMYLKPGSKITFTMVHNWAEQVAVRPRTGIKLADNTTYINNYILTSPVSSIQSFPTAYCDGKNSRAIFQSIQGGKKDSIIDVGSRALLNAEGAKAEVISRAVAQDESQIFARGHLAGTVPDVKGHLECHGLVLSDDSFIYAVPELQASSTNLEMSHEAAVGKISEDEINYLTSRGILEEEAESMIVRGFLNMDITGLPDELAQQTQKMIDMSLDGM